GACGGAGCGGCTGCTGTCGTTCCTGGAGACGAAGACGGTCTGGCACCCGATGGGCGTCTGACCGCGGCCTGCCGGCCGTGCGGCGGCGCGGGACCCCACCTGTGGTGGTGGGGTCCCGCGCCGTCGTCGTGGTGGGGCGGTCAGCCCGGCAGCACCTTGGTGGCCAGGCCGACGAGCGGTACGTCGCGGAGGGCGGCGCCGCGGGAGAGGGGGCCGGTCACGAGGGTGGTGCTCACCGGCTTGAAGTCGGCGATCTGGGTGGCGACGGCGTTGGCGAGCGGGTCGACGGCGGTGTTGGCGAGCGGGTCCAGTTGGAGGTTCTTGACCGGGCCGACGCCGCCGGCGACGGAGTGCAGGAGGGCGCCGGTCAGTGCGGAGGCCGTGGCGCCGGTGTCGGTGCCGTGCGCCGGGGCGGGCGCGGGGGCCGCGCTCGCCGTTGCCGCACCGCCCGCCGTGAGTGCGGCTCCGGCCGCGGAGACCGCCAGACCTGCGCGCAGCAGGGTGCGCGGGACGCGACCGGTCCTGGGACGTGCGTGGGAGGGCATTGCCACCTGCCTGTGGGTCGAATGGCTGTACGGGCGGAGTGATTTGGGTAATCGGTTGACTGCGTAGCGTAGTTGAGCGGAGGGGGCCGATCCACCTCGCGCGCCAGGGGTCCCCCACACGGCCGCATGGGCGACAATGAGTACCCGTGAGCTCTCACTCCTTCGCCCCGTCGCCCTCCGCCAAGCTCCCGGCTCCTCCTTCCCTCCCGGTTCCGGCCGGGCGGGGGGACGGCCATGAGCGGGGAGGTGTCCCCGCCCGTGTCGTGCTGCTGACGGGCCCGTCCGGTTCCGGCAAGACGTCGCTGGCCGCGCGCAGCGGCCTGCCGGTCCTCAACCTCGACGACTTCTACAAGGAGGCGGCGGACCCGAGCCTGCCGCAGCTGGCCGACGGTGGCGGCGCGGACTGGGATTCGCCGCTGTCCTGGGACGCCGGTGCGGCCGTGGCGGCGATCGACGCCCTGTGCCGTACGGGGCGTGCGGAGGTTCCGGTGTACGACATCGCCGCGAGTGCCCGGGTCGGTGGGTCCGTGCTGGAGCTGGGCGGGGCGGGCCTGTTCATCGCGGAGGGCATCTTCGCCGCCGATGTCATCGCGGCCTGCCGGGCGGCGGGGGTGCTGGCGGATGCGCTGTGCCTGCGGGGCCGGCCGTCCACGACGTTCCGCCGGCGGCTGGTGCGCGATCTGCGGGAGGGCCGCAAGTCGGCGCCGTATCTGATGCGTCGCGGGCTGCGGCTGATGCGCGGCGAGCGTGCCGTGGTGGCCCGGCACACCGCGCTGGGTGCGCATGCGTGCGCGGGGCCGGAGGCCCTGGCGCGGATCGCGGCCGCGCGGACGGCGGGCGCGCCGGTCAGCTCCTGAGGTCCGGCCGCGGGCTGCCGGATTCCCCGGCCGTCCGCGGCGTGGCGTGCGGCCGTAGGCTGCGGGCAGTCGACGAGGGGATGGCCCGATGCCGGGACAGCACAGCTACCGCGCCACCGTCACCTGGACCGGCAACACCGGTTCCGGGACCAGCGGATACCGCGCGTACGGGCGGGAGCACGAGGTGCGCGCCGAGGGGCCGCCGCCGCTCGCGGGCACCGCGGATCCGGCGTTCCGCGGCTCGGCGGACCGCTGGAATCCGGAGCAGTTGCTGCTGGCGTCGCTGGCGCAGTGCCACATGCTGACGTATCTGGCGCTGTGCGCGCTGGCGGGTGTGGTGGTGACGGGGTACGTGGACGACGCGGAGGGCTCGATGGCGGAGGACGGTGCGGGCGGCGGGCGGTTCACCGGCGTGGTACTGCGGCCGCGGGTCGAGGTGGCGTCGGCGGGCGACGCCGAGCGGGCGCGGGCGCTGCACGGTGACGCGCATCAGAAGTGCTTCATCGCCAACTCGGTGAATTTCCCGGTGCGGCACGAGCCGGTGGTGTCGGTGCGGGGCGCCTAGCGCGGGGCGCGGCGGACGACGAGGGAGCGGGTTCGGGCAGACCCCCCGGCCGCCCGAACCCGCTCCGTTTTCCCCGTGTCCCCCGTGTTTCCCCTCTTTTACGTATCCCCCGATACGTCTGGCTTCCGCGGATTGCTCCGTTTCTGCCGGTTTTCCCCGTATCCCGTTCCCCCTCCGGGATTCCCCCCTCGGGCTTCCCCTCGGGTGCGGGCCCCGCTTCCCCCGTGGGCCCGGTTCCTTCAGGCCACCAGCTCGCCGAAGGACTCCTCCTCGTCACGGCCGAAGCTGAGGACGTCGTCCTCGCGCAGCCGACGCAGGGCGCGCCAGATGCTCGACTTCACCGTGCCGACACTGATGTTGAGAATGTCCGCGATCTCCGGGTCCGTACGGCCCTCGTAGTAGCGCAGGACCAGCATGGTGCGCTGCGTCTCGGGCAGCCGGGCCAGCGCCTGCCACAGCACGGCGCGCAGTTCGGTGCCGCGCATCGCGTCCACCTCGCCGGCCGTCTCCGGCAGCTCCTCGGTCGGGTACTCGTTGAGCTTGCGCCGGCGCCAGGCGCTGATGTGCAGGTTGGTCATGGTGCGGCGCAGATAGCCGCCGAGCGCCGCCTTGTCGCTGATCCGGTCCCAGGCGCGGTAGGTCGAGAACAGGGCGCTCTGCAGCAGGTCCTCGGCCTCGTAGCGGTCGCCGGTCAGGTGGTAGGCGGTGGCGTACAGGGAGGCGCGGCGCTCCTGGACGTAGGCGGTGAAGGCCGCTTCGGCCTCGGCCGCCTCCGACGCGGAACGCCGTTCCCCCGTGGCCTCCCCGTACTCCGCTCCCCCGTTGTCTCCCCCGTGTGCGGCGGCTCCCCCGTGCGCCGCGTCTCCCCCGGTGACGGTGACCGTCGTCGCGTCGATGGCCACCATGTAGGGCGGCCGCTGACGCGGGACGCCGCGGGTGCAGCTGCGCGCGCCGCCGAGCCCCGCGGCACCGGACTTCTCGGTGGTCCGTACGACGTCGTGGAGTCGCGTGATAACTGCGCTGGAAGTCGTGCCGTGCAGTGTGTTCATCTCGCGCCCCCCGTCGTAGAGCCAGCTCGTTCGGTGTCTGCCGGGTTGTTGATCTCTCCCGGTGCCCAAAAGACTGCCAAGCCAGTTTCATCGCGTTGTCCGTCGACTGTCACAGCCCTGTCACAGGGGCGGGTGGCGGCCGCGCCGGTCCCCCGCGCGGGCGGGCCCTGTGCCCGGGGGCGCCACTGGTCGATGTCCCGGCGTCCCATGGGACAGAATGGCGAGGTGCCTTTCCTGTTGCTGATCGAGGACGACGACGCCATCCGCACGGCCCTCGAACTCTCGCTGTCCCGCCAGGGTCACCGTGTGGTGACCGCGGCGACGGGCGAGGACGGCCTGAAGCTGCTGCGTGAGCAGCGCCCGGACCTGATCGTGCTGGATGTGATGCTGCCGGGCATCGACGGTTTCGAGGTGTGCCGGCGGATCAGGCGTACGGACCAGCTGCCCATCATCCTGCTCACCGCGCGCAACGACGACATCGACGTCGTGGTGGGGCTGGAGTCCGGTGCCGACGACTATGTCGTCAAGCCGGTCCAGGGGCGGGTGCTGGACGCCCGTATCCGGGCGGTGCTGCGCCGGGGCGAGCGGGAGTCGAGCGACTCGGCGACGTTCGGCTCGCTGGTCATCGACCGGTCGGCGATGACGGTCACCAAGAACGGCGAGGACCTGCAACTGACGCCGACGGAGCTGCGGTTGCTGCTGGAACTCAGTCGCCGGCCGGGCCAGGCGCTGTCGCGGCAGCAGCTGCTGCGGCTGGTGTGGGAGCACGACTACCTCGGCGACTCGCGCCTGGTGGACGCCTGCGTCCAGCGGCTGCGCGCGAAGGTGGAGGACGTTCCCTCCTCGCCGACGCTGATCCGTACGGTCCGTGGCGTCGGCTACCGGCTGGACTCCCCGCAGTGACGGAACGTTCCCACGACGGCGGGGCGCCCGACGAGGGCGCGGACGGCGGGGCCGGGAGCGGCGCGCACGCGCCCGCCGGGCGCCGGGTGCCGCGGCTGCTGGGGCGGGCGTCGGGGCTGCTGCGCTGGACGAGTCTGCGGCTGCGGCTGGTGGTGGTCTTCGCGCTGGTGGCGCTGACCGCGGCGGTCTCCGCGTCCGGCATCGCGTACTGGCTCAACCGCAACACGGTGCTGGACCGCACCCAGAACGCGGTCCTGAACGACTTCCGCAAGTCGCTGGAGGACAGCACCCGGTCGCTTCCGCTGCGGCCGCGGTGCTCCGAACTCCAGGACGCGGCACGGCAGATGGCCGCCGGGCCGCAGAACTACGCGGTGCTGCTGATCGGTGTGGACCGTGAGGGCAAGGACTGCGCGGCCACGACGGACAAGAACCTGCTGACGCTCAAGAACGTGCCCGCGTCGCTGCGCAGCGCGGTCGAGCAGGTCCGCCCGGTCGACGAGTCCAACCGCTACTCCCACCACCTGTACTGGCAGCGCAAGGAGCTCGGGGACGCCCCGTACCTGGTCGCCGGGGCGAAGGTGATCGGCGGCGGGCCGACCGGCTACATGATCAAGTCGCTGGCGACCGAGCGGCAGGACCTCAACTCGCTGGCCTGGTCGCTGGGCATCGCCACGGCGCTGGCGCTGGTCGGGTCGGCCCTGCTGGCGCAGGCCGCCGCGACGACGGTGCTGCGGCCCGTGCAGCGGCTGGGGCACGCGGCGCGGCAGCTGGGCGAGGGACGGCTGGACACCCGGCTGCGGGTGACCGGTACCGATGAACTCGCCGATCTGTCGCGCACGTTCAACCGTACGGCGGAGCGGCTGCAGCAGCGGGTGGAGGAGCTGAGCGGCCGGGAGGCGGCGTCGCGTCGCTTCGTCGCGGACATGTCGCACGAGCTGCGGACGCCGCTGACGGCGATCACCGCGGTCTCGGAGGTGCTGGAGGAGGAGGCCGACTCCCTCGACCCGATGATCGCGCCCGCCGTCCAGCTGGTGGTCAGCGAGACCCGTCGACTGAACGACCTGGTGGAGAACCTGATGGAGGTGACCCGCTTCGACGCGGGCACGGCCCGGCTGGTGCTGGACGACGTCGACGTGGCGGACCAGGTGACCGCCTGCATCGACGCCCGCGCCTGGCTGGACGCGGTGGACCTGGACGCGGACCGCGGCATCGTGGCGCGGCTGGATCCCCGCCGGCTGGACGTCATCCTGGCGAATCTGATCGGCAACGCCCTCAAGCACGGCGGGTCGCCGGTGCGGGTGTCGGTGCGGACGGAGGAGGGCCGGGGGGCGGACGCGGGCGGCGGTGAGGCGGCCGGTGCCGGCGAGGACGGCGGCGGCGCGGCCGGGGCGGGCGCCGAGGGCCCGGAGGGCGGCGCGGCCGGCGAGCCCGCTGCGGAGACCGCGGGCGCGGACCGGGCCGGAGGCGGTGAGCTGGTGATCCGGGTACGCGATCACGGCCCCGGCATCCCGGAGGAAGTCCTTCCGCATGTCTTCGACCGTTTCTACAAGGCCAGCGCCTCGCGCCCCCGTTCGGAGGGCAGCGGCCTGGGCCTGTCCATCGCCCTGGAGAACGCGCACATCCACGGCGGTGAGATCACCGCGGCCAACCTCCCCGAGGGCGGCGCGGTCTTCACCCTGCGGCTGCCGATGGACGCCTCCCCGCTGGCGGACGGCGAGGAGCGGGACGGCGGCCGCGACCGCGCCGCCGGCGAGGGCCCGGAGGGCGGACGATGACGGCGACCGGCCGCGGGTGGCGGCGTACGGCCGCGGTGGCGGCGCTGGCGCTGACCGCCGCGGGCTGCGGGATCCGGGGCACGTCCGTGCCGGTCGACGCGGGCGGCGCGCCGTCACGGGTCAGCTGCCGGGCTCCGGCGAGCGAGACGGCGCCGGGCGCGTCGGACGGCGCCCAGGCCACCGTCTATCTGGTGTGCGGCTCGGCGCTGGCGCAGGTCGAGCGGGCGGTCCCGGAGGCGAAGGGCACGGGCGGCGCCGATCCGCGTCTGCGGGCCGCCCGCGCCCTGCTGGGCGAGCTGCAGCGCCGGCCGTCGTCCGACGAGGACAAGGCCGGGTTCAACACGGCCGTTCCGGTGGACCTGAAGGTCGCCGGGCCGCGTGCGGGCGATCCGTCGGACGCCCTGCGGCTGACCGTCCGGCCGGACGACCTGCCGTCGTTCGCACTGGCACAGCTGGTGTGCACGTACGGCGCGAGCCCGGCTCTGGGCCGCACGCACGCCGCGGTGCTGGCCGGCCCCGGTCACGACTCCGCGCACCGCTACGACTGCTCCGCCGACGTCCTGGCCAACCCGGACATCGCGCAGAACGCCGGGTGGGGGGACCCGCTCTCGGAAGAGGGTTAGCGGTGGCGGTGCAGTGGTGGTGGCGGCACGGGGGCCGTCGCGCGCACCGGCCGCCCCGGGGGCGCCGCAGGGCCGCCGCGGGCCGCCGCCCGGGGCCGTGGGCAAAGCCGGCGCACGCCGGCGGAACCGTTGCCACCGCTACCGGCGTCCTGGCCTGTGTGCAGCGTCATGGCCCCGGCAGCACCGCCGCCCCCCGTATGCGCGTCACCGGACTTCTCCTCCTCGTGGCGCATCTGTCGATCGTCGGCTGGCTCACGCTGCGACCCCGTACGGTGCCGTGGGTGCCCGCGGCGAATCTCGAACCGCTGGCGACGATCCGGGCGGAACTGGCGCACGGGCTGTCGTGGGACGCCGTGCAGCACCTGGGCGGCTCGGTGCTGCTGCTGGCGCCGCTGGGGGTGCTGCTGCCGCTCTCGGCCGGGCGCCTGAACGTTTCGCCGCTGGTGTCGCTGACCCGCACCGTGTTCGCCGGCGCAATGATCGCGCTGGCCATCGAGCTGCTGCAGTCAGGGGTGCCCGGCCGGGTCCCGGACATCGACTCCGTGCTGCTGGGCGCCCTCGGGGTGGCCCTGGTGCACCTCGCGGTGGTACCAGGGGCCCGGTCCCGGCTCCGCCGCCGGTACGAGCATGTCGGGGATACGACCCCGAGGATCCCCAGGGTCGGAGTAGCCCGGCAGGCTGACGTGCTGACGGGCAGCCGGACCTACCTTTGAGGCATCGGGGTACCCACCCCGCGAAAGCCGAGAAGGAGAAGATCGCCATGGCCGCCGCATTGGTCCGCCCCCGCAACAACCGAATGATCGCCGGAGTGTGCGCGGGCCTGGCCCGTCGCTTCGGTATGAGCCCGGCGACGATGCGCGTGATCTTCGTGGTGTCGTGTCTGCTGCCCGGCCCGCAGTTCCTGGTCTACCTGGCGCTGTGGATACTCCTGCCCTCGGAGGACAAGGCCGCCGCGACCGCCTGGTAGCCGGCCCGGACGTGACAACGCCCCGGCCGTCAGCACGAAGGCGTACGGCCGGGGCACGGCGCGCGCGTCCCCCGAGGGGGACGGAGCGGGATCAGCCCAGGGTCTTGCCGAGCGCGTTGGTGGGCAGACCGCCCAGGAGGCTGTTGCCCTTGGAGTTCAGCGGGGTCTTGATGTCGCCGCCGACCGGCTTGGACTGGGTGGCCCCGGAGAGGGTCTTGGTGGCGTCCTTGACCGGCAGGTTCTTGACCGGCAGGTTCTTGAGCACGCCGGTGGTGTCGGCACCGGTCAGCGAGGCGGCGCTGGCGGCGCCCGCGGCGGTGACGGCGATGGCGGCACCGAGGGCGGCGGCACCGAGAGTCTTGATGGTTCCCTGCTTCATCGAATTACGTCCTCATTGATGGGGGCTTGACCGGCCAATCAACCTAGTGATGCGGCAACCGGCCCCGCAAACAGCCACGAGGAATGAAAAAACGGCCGGTGGACATTCCACCGGCCGTTGCGCTATATGCTCGCGTTACCGCTTACGCACGGTCAGACTCACTGCTCAGAGGGGCCTTTGCCGGCGCCGGGCGGAAGAGCCATTCGGCCCGCAGTTCGGCGTATCCGGGCTTGATGACGTCATTGATCATGGCCAGACGTTCATCGAAAGGAATGAACGCTGATTTCATCGCATTGACTGTAAACCACTGCATGTCATCGAGCGTGTACCGGAATGTCTTGACCAGGTGCTCGAATTCCAGCGACATGTTCGTACCGCTCATCAGCCGGTTGTCGGTGTTGACGGTGAGCCTGAACTGCAGCCGGCGCAGCAGGCCGATGGGGTGCTCCGCGTAGGAGGGCGCCGCACCGGTCTGGAGGTTGGAGGTGGGGCACATCTCCAGCGGGATGCGCTTGTCGCGCACGTACGAGGCGAGCCGGCCGAGGGTGACCGAGCCGTCGTCGGCGACCTCGATGTCGTCGATGATCCGGACGCCGTGACCCAGCCGGTCGGCGCCGCACCACTGGAGCGCCTGCCAGATGGACGGCAGGCCGAAGGCTTCACCGGCGTGGATGGTGAAGTGGTTGTTCTCCCGCTTGAGGTACTCGAAGGCGTCGAGGTGGCGGGTGGGCGGGTAGCCGGCCTCGGCGCCGGCGATGTCGAAGCCGACGACGCCGGTGTCGCGGTAGCGGTTGGCGAGTTCGGCGATCTCCAGGGCCCGGGCGGCGTGCCGCATGGCGGTCAGCAGGGCGCCGACACGGATGCGGTGGCCGTTCTCGCGGGCCCGCCGCTCGCCCTCGCGGAAGCCCTCGTTGACGGCCTCGACGACCTCTTCGAGGGTCAGCCCCTGCTCCAGGTGCTGCTCGGGCGCGTACCGGACCTCGGCGTAGACGACGCCGTCGGCGGCCAGGTCCTCGGCGCACTCGGCGGCCACCCGGGCCAGTGCGTCGCGGGTCTGCATGACGGCGCAGGTGTGCGCGAAGGTCTCCAGGTAGCGCTCGAGCGAGCCGGAGTCGGCGGCCTCACGGAACCAGATCCCGAGCTTCTCGGGGTCGGTCTCGGGCAGGCCGTCGTAGCCGGTGGCGCGGGCCAGGTCGACGACCGTGGCGGGACGCAGTCCGCCGTCGAGGTGGTCGTGGAGCAGCACCTTGGGGGCGCGGCGGATCTGTTCACTGGTCGGAAGGGTGGTCTCGCTCGTCATTGCGGCACTCTAGCCCCTACGCGCGTAGATAGCACCGAACGATACGTAACAGTGACCCGTCCGCAGGGTGGCGGGGAGGTCTCCTTCTGCCATCGTTCTGGTCATGGCTCAGCAAGCGCTGCCGGAGCGTGAGGCCCGGCTCGGAAGACCGCTGGGATCGGGCGGTACGGAGCGGGCGGTGACCGGGGTCGCCCTCCTGCTGCCGGGCGGCGGCCCGACCGGGGTACGGCGCCCGTCCCCGGTGACCGCGCTGGCGGTGCGCCCGCTCGCGGCCCGGCTGGCGAGGGCGGGCCGGTCCGAGGGGCTGGCGACGCACGTCGTGCACTACCGCTGCCGCGGCTGGAACGGCACCGCGGCCCATCCGGCCCGCGACGCCTCCTGGGCCCTGGAGGAGGTGGTCCGCCGCTACGGCGACGTCCCGGTCTGCCTCGTCGGCACGGGCATGGGCGCCCGCGCCGCCCTGCACGCCGCCGGCCACCCGGCCGTCAACTCGGTGCTCGCGCTGGCCCCTTGGCTGCCGGCCCCCCGCACCCGCGACGAGCACCCCGATCCGGTGAAACAGCTCATCGGCCGCCGGGTCCTGCTCGTCCACGGCACCAACGACGAACGTCACGACCCCGACCTCTCCTACCGCTACGCCGAGCGCGCGAAGAAGGTCAACCGCGACACCTGCCGCTTCGAGGTCCACTCCGACGGCCACTCCCTGCACCAGCACCGCGCCGAAGTACACGCCCTGGCAACGGACTTCCTGCTCGGCTCACTCTTCGCCCGCGACTACGCCCGCCCCGTCCGCGACGCCCTGGCCGCACCCCCACCCCTCGGCCTCCGCATGCCCCTGGCCTCGGGCTTCGGCACTTCCCTGCGGCACTGAGCAGCCCCAACTCCGGTGCCCGGCACCCCGGTTACGGGTAGCCTCCCTGGCGGCAGGAAAAGCAACCGGGGGGATGACGGCATGCCCATTGGGCCGCGATACCGGCGGGTCTCCGCTCTGCAACGGCAGTTCTTCGACCGGGAAGCCGTGCTGGCCGCGTACGAGGAGGCCCTGCACGCGCTCCCCTCCTCCGGTGAACCGCAGGTCTTCAACATCGTGGGCATCGGGGGGATCGGAAAGTCCCGGTTGCTTCAGGAGCTCCGCAACCGGACCGGCCAGGGGTACCGGACGGCCCGCCTCGACCTGCAGATTCCGGCGCTGCGGCAGCAGGAGGACGCGCTGGCCGTGTTACGTACCGAGTTCGGTGCGCAGGGCGTGAAATTCGACCGGTTCGACATCGCCTATGCGGTCCTGTGGCAGCGGGTGCACCCTCAGCTCCGGATGGACCGCACGCGTACGCCGTTCGCGGAGGAGAGCGACGTCCTGTCGAAGATCCTCGACGATGCCATGGGCTTTCCGGTGTTCGGTACCGCGGCGGGACTGGTCCGGCTGACGGACCGGGCGCTGTCCAACCGGAGCCGCAAACAGCGCATCAAGTCCGACCCCACCCTGCAGGACCTCGACAATCTCTCCAACGCCGAACTCGGTTACGCGGTCTCCTACCTGCTCGCCGAGGAACTCCGCGAGGCGAGCACCGAGCAGCCCTTCGTGCTGTTCGTGGACGCCTACGAGGCGCTGGTGCCCACTCCGCTGCCCGGCGGGAAGAGCTTCGGTGCCGATGCCTGGCTGCGTGATCTGCTCGGCCAGCTGCAGGGCGGACTCGCCGTGGTGGCCAGCCGCGAGCCGCTGCACTGGGCGGCGTACGACGAGGACTGGGCCTCGGTGATCAGGCACGTGCCGGTGGAGGGCCTGCCGATGACCGCGCGGCTCGACCTGCTGTCCGCCGCGGGAATCACCGAGGGCGGCAGGCAGCGGTCGATCGCCGAAGCCAGCGCCGGCGTGCCGTTCTATCTGCATCTGGCCATCGACACCTACCTCCAGAATCCGGCCCGGCTGGAGACGACGATCACCTCCGAGCACATCGTCCAGCGGTTCCTGCAGCACGTCCCGCCGGACGAGGTGCGGATTCTGGAGCTGCTCAGCGTGGCCCGCACCTTCGACTTCGGGGCCTTCCGGGCGCTGGGCCGGGCGTTCAACCTGCCGACCCATCTGCTGACCTGGGAGTCGCTCACCGCGTATTCGTTCGCCTATCCGCTCTCCCAGGGCTGGTACCGGCTGCACCAGCTCATGGTGGCCGCGCTGCAGTCCCACCTCTCCCCCGCCGTGAAGCGTTCCGTCCACGACCGGCTGCGGGCGTACTGGGACGAGGTGGCGGACCGTCTCGAACGAAGCCCCGACGGTGGCGGGGTCTCCCGTTCGTCCCCGCTGCGCGAGGCCGTCCACCACGGTCTGCACGCCGAGACGATCACCGCGGAGCACATCCACGAGTACGCGGACCGCGGTATGGCGATGGGGGGCCGGCAAGTGGTCGACGGGATCGTGAAGGACCTGCGGGAGTACCTGGCGGCCCGCCCCGGGGCCGACAGTTCCGTCCGGGAGGCAGCCGACTGCCTGGAGGCGGAGTCGCTGCTGTCGCGCGGCGATGCCCGCGCGGTGATCGATCTGGCCCCGGAGGTGGACGGGCGGGCCGGCAGCGCGGTGTCGGCGAGGCTCTCCCTCGCGGCGGCCAACGCCCGGCGGATCGCGGGGGAAAGCGGCACGGCCGCCCGCATCTTCCAGCAGGTGTGGGAGGAGCAGACCGGTCCGGTGCGGCTCTCGGCGGGCTTCTGTCTGGCCGACATCAGGATGTGGCAAGGCGATTTCGCCGCGGCCTTCGACCTCGCCGAGGCCGTGTACGGGATGAGCGGGACGGACAAACCCGTGCTCCGCGGCGACGTCAAACGGCTGCTGCACCTCGGCCATCGGTTCCTCCTCTCCTTCGACGCGGCGGAGACGCTGCTCCACGAGGCCGAGGCGGAGTACCGGCGCGCCGAGGACCCGTACGGGCTGGCGAACATCCGGACCAACCGTGCCGAGCTGCTGGTGTTCACCGGCCCCGAGGCGGCCGTCGCGGAGGCCGGTGAAGCCCTGGCCGTCCAGCGGGAACTCGGCGCCCAGCACGAGATCGGCAAGGCGTACACGGCCATGGCGATGGCCCAGATCCGGCTCGGCGAGTTCGACCGCGCCGCCTCGTCCTTCCACGGTGCGTACGAGGCACTCGACCGGGCGGGCTACCGCTCCGGCAGGGCGAGAGCCGACATGTACCGGGCCTTCCTGCTGCTGCGGCAGGGGGACCGCGGTGAGGCGCTGGCGACCTGGCGGAGGGCAGCGGCCGAGTTCGAGGTCTGCGATGTCTATCCCTCCCTGATACTGGCCATCCACCGGGCGGTCGTACGGCTCGGCGAGGACGATCCGGGGCTGGCGGACGCCGCGCTGCGCGCCCGCAACCGCCTCCGGCCGCTGGGGGCACCGGACGCGTTGGAACGCCGGACGGACGACGTGCTGTCCCAGTTCTTCGGGGGAACCGTATGAACTGGCAGGCGCTGTACGACGCGGCTCTCCACAGCACGGACGCGGCGGCCGGTTACTACAACCGCAATGCCGCGCTGGGCACCCCCGACGGCAGGGTCAACGTCCGCATTCCGCTCGCTGCCGCCGATGTGATGGACGTGCGGGTGTGGCAGGAGGAGGACGTCCTCGCCGCCGTCCGCCCGTACGTGGACTACGCGCCGGAACTGCGCCACGTGTCCCACACACCGCGGTTCCAGGTGCAGAGCTTCATCGAAGGGGACCTCCTCGACGGCTTCTCGCCGCGGGAGAGCGCCGTGCCGGACCACGTCCTCGACGATGTGGTGGCGCTCATGGGACAGCTGTCGGCGATCCCCCAGGGCAAGGTGCCACCGCTGCCGGACGACTGGCCCGGGTCGGGGTCCTCGGCCGCCTTCGGACGGCACCTGGCGGCGCTGACCGAGCGCATTCACGCCGACCACCAGGCGGACTACGCCGAGGTGT
The sequence above is a segment of the Streptomyces lydicus genome. Coding sequences within it:
- a CDS encoding uridine kinase family protein yields the protein MLLTGPSGSGKTSLAARSGLPVLNLDDFYKEAADPSLPQLADGGGADWDSPLSWDAGAAVAAIDALCRTGRAEVPVYDIAASARVGGSVLELGGAGLFIAEGIFAADVIAACRAAGVLADALCLRGRPSTTFRRRLVRDLREGRKSAPYLMRRGLRLMRGERAVVARHTALGAHACAGPEALARIAAARTAGAPVSS
- a CDS encoding OsmC family protein, translating into MPGQHSYRATVTWTGNTGSGTSGYRAYGREHEVRAEGPPPLAGTADPAFRGSADRWNPEQLLLASLAQCHMLTYLALCALAGVVVTGYVDDAEGSMAEDGAGGGRFTGVVLRPRVEVASAGDAERARALHGDAHQKCFIANSVNFPVRHEPVVSVRGA
- a CDS encoding SigE family RNA polymerase sigma factor; translation: MNTLHGTTSSAVITRLHDVVRTTEKSGAAGLGGARSCTRGVPRQRPPYMVAIDATTVTVTGGDAAHGGAAAHGGDNGGAEYGEATGERRSASEAAEAEAAFTAYVQERRASLYATAYHLTGDRYEAEDLLQSALFSTYRAWDRISDKAALGGYLRRTMTNLHISAWRRRKLNEYPTEELPETAGEVDAMRGTELRAVLWQALARLPETQRTMLVLRYYEGRTDPEIADILNISVGTVKSSIWRALRRLREDDVLSFGRDEEESFGELVA
- the afsQ1 gene encoding two-component system response regulator AfsQ1; this encodes MPFLLLIEDDDAIRTALELSLSRQGHRVVTAATGEDGLKLLREQRPDLIVLDVMLPGIDGFEVCRRIRRTDQLPIILLTARNDDIDVVVGLESGADDYVVKPVQGRVLDARIRAVLRRGERESSDSATFGSLVIDRSAMTVTKNGEDLQLTPTELRLLLELSRRPGQALSRQQLLRLVWEHDYLGDSRLVDACVQRLRAKVEDVPSSPTLIRTVRGVGYRLDSPQ
- a CDS encoding sensor histidine kinase, which translates into the protein MTERSHDGGAPDEGADGGAGSGAHAPAGRRVPRLLGRASGLLRWTSLRLRLVVVFALVALTAAVSASGIAYWLNRNTVLDRTQNAVLNDFRKSLEDSTRSLPLRPRCSELQDAARQMAAGPQNYAVLLIGVDREGKDCAATTDKNLLTLKNVPASLRSAVEQVRPVDESNRYSHHLYWQRKELGDAPYLVAGAKVIGGGPTGYMIKSLATERQDLNSLAWSLGIATALALVGSALLAQAAATTVLRPVQRLGHAARQLGEGRLDTRLRVTGTDELADLSRTFNRTAERLQQRVEELSGREAASRRFVADMSHELRTPLTAITAVSEVLEEEADSLDPMIAPAVQLVVSETRRLNDLVENLMEVTRFDAGTARLVLDDVDVADQVTACIDARAWLDAVDLDADRGIVARLDPRRLDVILANLIGNALKHGGSPVRVSVRTEEGRGADAGGGEAAGAGEDGGGAAGAGAEGPEGGAAGEPAAETAGADRAGGGELVIRVRDHGPGIPEEVLPHVFDRFYKASASRPRSEGSGLGLSIALENAHIHGGEITAANLPEGGAVFTLRLPMDASPLADGEERDGGRDRAAGEGPEGGR
- a CDS encoding VanZ family protein, producing the protein MQRHGPGSTAAPRMRVTGLLLLVAHLSIVGWLTLRPRTVPWVPAANLEPLATIRAELAHGLSWDAVQHLGGSVLLLAPLGVLLPLSAGRLNVSPLVSLTRTVFAGAMIALAIELLQSGVPGRVPDIDSVLLGALGVALVHLAVVPGARSRLRRRYEHVGDTTPRIPRVGVARQADVLTGSRTYL
- a CDS encoding PspC domain-containing protein — translated: MAAALVRPRNNRMIAGVCAGLARRFGMSPATMRVIFVVSCLLPGPQFLVYLALWILLPSEDKAAATAW
- a CDS encoding adenosine deaminase, with amino-acid sequence MTSETTLPTSEQIRRAPKVLLHDHLDGGLRPATVVDLARATGYDGLPETDPEKLGIWFREAADSGSLERYLETFAHTCAVMQTRDALARVAAECAEDLAADGVVYAEVRYAPEQHLEQGLTLEEVVEAVNEGFREGERRARENGHRIRVGALLTAMRHAARALEIAELANRYRDTGVVGFDIAGAEAGYPPTRHLDAFEYLKRENNHFTIHAGEAFGLPSIWQALQWCGADRLGHGVRIIDDIEVADDGSVTLGRLASYVRDKRIPLEMCPTSNLQTGAAPSYAEHPIGLLRRLQFRLTVNTDNRLMSGTNMSLEFEHLVKTFRYTLDDMQWFTVNAMKSAFIPFDERLAMINDVIKPGYAELRAEWLFRPAPAKAPLSSESDRA
- a CDS encoding alpha/beta hydrolase, with the translated sequence MAQQALPEREARLGRPLGSGGTERAVTGVALLLPGGGPTGVRRPSPVTALAVRPLAARLARAGRSEGLATHVVHYRCRGWNGTAAHPARDASWALEEVVRRYGDVPVCLVGTGMGARAALHAAGHPAVNSVLALAPWLPAPRTRDEHPDPVKQLIGRRVLLVHGTNDERHDPDLSYRYAERAKKVNRDTCRFEVHSDGHSLHQHRAEVHALATDFLLGSLFARDYARPVRDALAAPPPLGLRMPLASGFGTSLRH